A single genomic interval of Agromyces cerinus harbors:
- a CDS encoding ATP-dependent DNA helicase — protein sequence MSAAEGRMATGIAAADIAARLGLHAPTAEQRAVIEADPHGQSIVVAGAGSGKTETMANRVVWMLANGHVAVPEVLGLTFTRKAAGELAERIRERIAQLVSLGIAEVSLDPLESASVGTYNAFASAIYREHAMLIGREPDAAVLGEASAWQLARSVVAASADPRLVELDASLDKVTGAVLSLSRALAENVADSRDVRAMTRDFLAMEGLPIEAPRKRTDFASFVDALGIVGALPPLLELADAYAEAKQQQGFVEFADQVALALAICERHPEVVAAHRERYRTVLLDEYQDTSVVQTRLLSALFGEQSVMAVGDPDQSIYGWRGASAANLARFGRDFAPRGDAAVYDLSTSWRNPKIVLEGANTLILPLDAGIPKAPLGASPFAQPGRLEAAWAETIEQEADLVATWFAERLGRAGRGAPGEPAPRSGALLCRTFANVGIFTAALRARGVPVHVLGMAGLLDQPVIADLVCVLRALNDPTAGSELVRVLGGARWRIGPADLAALHSLAKWLADRDLSTRRLGDEVRAGLRASIAPDESPSIVDALDFLLVAPDSHSALAAFSDVGLARMRRAGAQLQSLRRRAGLGLVDFVSLVQQELLLDIEVAANSAQPLGAPSLEAFDELLAGFAEVSEHATLGAFLGWLTEAEQRDRLAPRQDEPEPGAVQVLSIHGSKGLEWDVVAIPRMVDDELPSKPRSSKGWLSFGELPNEFKGDADELPELQWRGVQSQADFDRAVGDFAEENKQRHAEEERRLAYVALTRTRSDLLLTGSWWASQKAPRKPSPFLRELVTAGVIEAGVLPGAPEHDENPRAGSTERVRWPLDPLGIRRPAVVAAAEAVRAAAARPSGEGIGPVLADRIRLLLEERRRRAEGPGTAEVPVRVPASRFKDYVDDPAAVAAQLRRPMPQRPYRATRIGTLFHQWVEQRSTGELEAAAIDALDGLEVYAELDIPLDERVADPTAERLRELQATFEASEWGGRKPSAVEIELHLPIGENVFVCKLDAVFDIEPSSELGRRGIRHQVVDWKTGKAPRDAHDLELKQTQLALYRLAYANWAGIEPDAIDAVFYFVEDDQVIRPDAIYDEAALRRAWASVAASAPALSSSL from the coding sequence ATGAGCGCCGCAGAGGGCCGCATGGCCACCGGCATCGCCGCCGCCGACATCGCCGCGAGGCTCGGCCTGCACGCGCCGACCGCCGAGCAGCGGGCCGTGATCGAGGCCGACCCGCACGGCCAGAGCATCGTCGTCGCCGGGGCCGGCAGCGGCAAGACCGAGACGATGGCCAACCGCGTGGTCTGGATGCTCGCCAACGGGCATGTCGCGGTGCCCGAGGTGCTCGGCCTCACCTTCACCCGCAAGGCCGCGGGCGAGCTCGCCGAGCGCATCCGCGAGCGCATCGCCCAGCTCGTCTCGCTCGGCATCGCCGAGGTCTCGCTCGACCCGCTCGAGTCCGCGTCGGTCGGCACCTACAACGCATTCGCGAGCGCCATCTACCGCGAGCACGCGATGCTCATCGGGCGCGAACCCGACGCGGCCGTGCTCGGCGAGGCATCCGCTTGGCAGCTCGCCCGCTCGGTCGTCGCGGCATCCGCCGACCCGAGGCTGGTCGAGCTCGACGCCTCGCTCGACAAGGTCACCGGCGCGGTGCTCTCGCTCAGCCGCGCGCTCGCCGAGAACGTCGCCGACAGCCGCGACGTGCGCGCGATGACCCGCGACTTCCTCGCGATGGAGGGGCTGCCCATCGAGGCACCGCGCAAGCGCACCGACTTCGCGTCGTTCGTCGACGCCCTCGGCATCGTCGGTGCGCTGCCGCCGCTCCTCGAACTCGCCGACGCGTACGCCGAGGCGAAGCAGCAGCAGGGCTTCGTCGAGTTCGCCGACCAGGTCGCCCTCGCCCTCGCGATCTGCGAACGACACCCCGAGGTCGTCGCCGCGCATCGCGAGCGCTATCGCACCGTGCTGCTCGACGAGTACCAAGACACGAGCGTCGTGCAGACGCGCCTGCTCTCGGCCCTGTTCGGTGAGCAGTCGGTCATGGCGGTCGGCGACCCCGACCAGTCGATCTACGGATGGCGCGGCGCGAGTGCCGCGAACCTCGCGCGCTTCGGCCGTGACTTCGCGCCCCGGGGCGACGCGGCGGTCTACGACCTGTCGACGAGCTGGCGCAACCCGAAGATCGTGCTCGAGGGTGCGAACACGCTGATCCTCCCGCTCGACGCCGGCATCCCGAAGGCTCCGCTCGGGGCCTCGCCGTTCGCGCAGCCGGGCCGTCTCGAGGCGGCATGGGCCGAGACCATCGAGCAGGAGGCCGACCTCGTCGCGACGTGGTTCGCCGAACGGCTCGGTCGCGCCGGCCGGGGCGCCCCGGGCGAGCCTGCTCCCCGCAGCGGCGCGCTGCTCTGCCGCACGTTCGCGAACGTCGGCATCTTCACCGCGGCGCTCCGTGCCCGGGGCGTCCCCGTGCACGTGCTCGGCATGGCGGGCCTGCTCGACCAGCCGGTCATCGCCGATCTCGTGTGCGTGCTGCGGGCGCTGAACGACCCCACGGCAGGCTCCGAGCTCGTGCGGGTGCTCGGCGGCGCGCGTTGGCGCATCGGCCCGGCCGACCTCGCCGCGCTGCACTCGCTCGCGAAGTGGCTCGCCGATCGCGACCTCTCGACCCGGCGCCTCGGCGACGAGGTGCGCGCCGGTCTCCGCGCCTCGATCGCACCCGACGAGTCGCCCTCGATCGTCGACGCCCTCGACTTCCTGCTCGTGGCCCCCGACTCGCACTCGGCGCTCGCCGCGTTCAGCGACGTCGGCCTCGCTCGCATGCGGCGGGCCGGCGCGCAGTTGCAGTCGCTGCGGCGCCGTGCCGGGCTCGGCCTCGTCGACTTCGTCAGCCTCGTGCAGCAGGAACTGCTGCTCGACATCGAGGTCGCCGCGAACTCCGCCCAGCCGCTCGGGGCGCCGAGCCTCGAGGCGTTCGACGAACTGCTCGCGGGCTTCGCCGAGGTCTCCGAGCACGCCACGCTCGGCGCATTCCTCGGCTGGCTCACCGAGGCCGAGCAGCGCGACCGTCTGGCACCCCGTCAAGACGAGCCCGAGCCCGGCGCCGTGCAGGTGCTCTCGATCCACGGATCGAAGGGCCTCGAGTGGGACGTCGTGGCGATTCCGCGCATGGTCGACGACGAACTGCCGTCGAAGCCCCGCTCGTCGAAGGGCTGGCTCTCGTTCGGCGAGCTGCCCAACGAGTTCAAGGGCGACGCCGACGAGCTGCCCGAATTGCAGTGGCGCGGCGTGCAGAGCCAGGCCGACTTCGACCGCGCGGTCGGCGACTTCGCCGAAGAGAACAAGCAGCGCCACGCCGAAGAGGAGCGGCGCCTCGCCTACGTGGCGCTCACCCGCACGCGCAGCGACCTGCTGCTGACGGGGTCGTGGTGGGCGAGCCAGAAGGCGCCGCGCAAGCCGAGCCCGTTCCTCCGCGAACTCGTGACCGCCGGAGTGATCGAGGCCGGCGTGCTGCCCGGCGCACCCGAGCACGACGAGAACCCGCGGGCCGGCTCGACCGAACGCGTGCGCTGGCCGCTCGACCCGCTCGGCATCCGTCGACCTGCCGTCGTCGCCGCCGCCGAGGCCGTGCGCGCGGCGGCGGCGCGACCGAGCGGCGAGGGCATCGGGCCGGTGCTCGCCGACCGCATCAGGCTGCTGCTCGAAGAACGCCGACGGCGCGCCGAGGGGCCGGGCACCGCCGAGGTGCCCGTGCGCGTGCCCGCCTCGCGGTTCAAGGACTACGTCGACGATCCCGCCGCAGTCGCCGCGCAGTTGCGCCGGCCGATGCCGCAGCGGCCGTACCGGGCGACCCGCATCGGCACGCTGTTCCACCAGTGGGTCGAACAGCGCTCGACCGGTGAGCTCGAGGCCGCCGCCATCGACGCGCTCGACGGTCTCGAGGTGTACGCCGAGCTCGACATCCCGCTCGACGAACGGGTTGCCGATCCCACCGCCGAGCGGCTCCGCGAGCTGCAGGCCACCTTCGAGGCCTCGGAGTGGGGCGGTCGCAAGCCGTCGGCCGTCGAGATCGAGCTGCACCTGCCGATCGGCGAGAACGTCTTCGTGTGCAAGCTCGACGCCGTGTTCGACATCGAGCCGTCGAGCGAACTCGGGCGGCGCGGCATCCGTCACCAGGTCGTCGACTGGAAGACCGGCAAGGCCCCGCGCGACGCGCACGACCTCGAACTGAAGCAGACGCAGCTCGCGCTCTACCGCCTCGCCTACGCGAATTGGGCGGGCATCGAGCCCGACGCGATCGACGCGGTCTTCTACTTCGTCGAAGACGATCAGGTCATCAGACCCGACGCCATCTACGACGAGGCGGCGTTGCGGCGGGCCTGGGCGTCGGTCGCGGCATCCGCACCGGCGCTGTCGTCGTCGCTCTGA
- a CDS encoding phosphotransferase, producing MARPPLTLAALATAAVPGLEVRAVRAHTRKSHGAFDAVLLRTTDDRMLVLRVPRSQSAESEQSADLVALRALTPGIRSRLPFEIPEVVGQAPIDGTRAVVTSFVPGAVRSADELTEHDGIATSVGLALAAMHALPTGFIADAGLSRQTADESHEAVVELIGRAADTGHLPAALLRRWEEATDDAALWRFRPTVVNGALAADSLLVDGDAVTGLIGWSALAQGDPARDLHWLLTSRGAAAERALDAYFGARAGEADGHLPQRALLYGELELAKWLLHGVEARDEAIIADAVGLLDGLVESVHDHSSEPLSPDTGPVLTVGDVERMLDETPRDGLPREAGASLLTDSYDFSDLERREAGERDTAPFDATAPIPLDLSDWGDAAQSDDDSAGADAATDAQARRNAASS from the coding sequence ATGGCCAGACCTCCACTCACTCTAGCCGCGTTGGCCACGGCGGCGGTGCCCGGACTCGAGGTGCGAGCGGTGCGTGCGCACACCCGCAAGAGCCACGGTGCATTCGACGCGGTGCTGCTGCGCACGACCGACGACCGCATGCTCGTGCTGCGGGTGCCCCGCTCGCAGTCCGCCGAATCCGAGCAGTCCGCCGACCTCGTGGCGCTCCGTGCGCTCACCCCGGGCATCCGCTCCCGACTGCCGTTCGAGATCCCCGAGGTCGTCGGACAAGCGCCCATCGACGGCACCCGTGCCGTCGTCACGTCGTTCGTTCCCGGAGCCGTGCGGTCCGCCGACGAACTCACCGAGCACGACGGCATCGCGACGTCGGTCGGCCTCGCCCTCGCCGCGATGCATGCGCTGCCGACCGGATTCATCGCCGACGCCGGCCTCTCACGCCAGACCGCCGACGAGTCGCACGAGGCCGTCGTCGAACTCATCGGCCGTGCCGCCGACACCGGCCACCTGCCCGCCGCGTTGCTGCGGCGTTGGGAGGAGGCGACCGACGACGCCGCACTCTGGCGGTTCCGCCCGACCGTCGTGAACGGCGCCCTGGCGGCTGATTCGCTGCTCGTCGACGGCGATGCCGTGACCGGTCTGATCGGCTGGTCGGCGCTCGCCCAGGGCGACCCCGCCCGCGACCTGCACTGGCTGCTCACGTCACGGGGCGCCGCCGCCGAGCGCGCACTCGACGCCTACTTCGGAGCTCGCGCCGGCGAGGCCGACGGGCACCTGCCGCAGCGCGCCCTGCTCTACGGCGAGCTCGAGCTCGCGAAATGGCTGCTGCACGGCGTCGAGGCCCGCGACGAGGCGATCATCGCCGACGCCGTCGGCCTGCTCGACGGTCTCGTCGAGAGCGTGCACGACCATTCGAGCGAACCGCTCTCCCCCGACACCGGACCCGTGCTCACCGTCGGCGACGTCGAGCGCATGCTCGACGAGACGCCGCGCGACGGCCTGCCGCGGGAGGCCGGGGCGAGCCTGCTCACCGACAGCTACGACTTCTCCGACCTCGAGCGCCGCGAAGCCGGTGAACGCGACACCGCGCCGTTCGACGCGACCGCGCCGATCCCCCTCGACCTCTCGGACTGGGGCGACGCCGCTCAGAGCGACGACGACAGCGCCGGTGCGGATGCCGCGACCGACGCCCAGGCCCGCCGCAACGCCGCCTCGTCGTAG